The window GCTTTATTCGAAAGACACAGAGGTGACTGCTGATCTGTTTTCGCAAATCCCCTTGGAGCGGTGCCACGGCGCATCTCCCAGCGATGCAGAAAGTGGGCGAAGATGCGGAGAAGCGAGGTCGCGCCTCCTTGTGCGGTTATTTAATACATCATATATGACGCGATAATAGATTTTTATCGTCATATTTGGATGCATGCGATGGGATCCCCAAAAGCGAAGCAAGCTTTGGAACGCCTCGGCAATGATATTCGCGCCGCCCGGTTGCGACGCGGGGTCGCCGTGGCCGATTTGGCGGTACGAGCAGGTACATCTCCCAGTTCCATCAGCAGGCTTGAGAAGGGTGATAGCGGCGTCGCGATAGGCACGCTTGCCGAGGTTTTGGTCGCACTTGGGCTGATCGAGCGGCTTACCGACCTGGTAGACGTGCGCAAGGACGACCTCGGGCTTGCATTGGCGGGCGAGCGCGGTCCGCGCCGAGGACGCACGTTCGCCGCCCGTCTGAAATCGCAAAAAGCAAAATCCAGTAAGGGCGAAGGCCAACAAGACATCATCGACCCCGATGGGGCGGCCTTCTGATGGCCGATTTCAGTGCCCATGTCGCGCTCGGAGAAAGCCTGACGCCGGTCGGGCAACTTCGCTTCACCCATGCTGGCCCGCGCCAATTCTCGACGTTCAGCTATGAACCGGCATGGATCGAAAATCCGCGCGCATTTGCCATCGAGCCGGATTTCACCCTTGAGGCCGGGCCCTTCCACCGATCAGGGCAGTCCGCCAACACGCGCGACGCATTGGCAGGCGTATTTGCCGATGCTGCGCCCGATAGCTGGGGGCGACGGTTGCTTGAACGTGCCTACGGCAATGGCCTCAGTGAGTTCGAGTACCTTACGCTGTCTGATGACACCTGCCGTCAGGGAGCCATGCGTTTTCTCGATGAGGATGGTCAGGTCATCCGCGGCAACGCAGAGGATGCTGTCCCTCGCCTCGTCGATTTGGAAGCGATCACAGCGATCGCACGCGCCTATGAGCAGGGCAAGGAGGTGTCCGCCGAGGCCATGCAAGCGCTCGCAGGTGCGGGTGGCTCCGGCGGCGCCCGTCCCAAAGCCAATGTCAGGGATGGGGACGACCTGTGGCTCGCAAAATTCACTTCGGTTCACGACCAGCAACCGATCGAACGGGTAGAAGTGGCGACGCTACGTCTTGCTGCCGCCTGTGGCATCCGCACGCCCGTGGCGCGTCTCGAGTTGGCCGATACGCCTTTTCCCGTAGCGCTGATCCAGCGGTTCGACCGCAGAGGCGTGAACCGAATTCCCTATATTTCGGCACGTACCGCGCTCGGCAAGAGCGGTGCGGAATTGGGCTCCTATACCGAGATCGTCGACTTCATCCGGCAATACTCGCCCCAGCCCAGGCAAGATTTTCGCGAACTCTACCGGCGCTTGGCGTTCACCATCCTTGTGTCCAACAAGGACGACCACCTGAAGAACCATGGCTTCCTGTATGTCGGCGGCGGGCAATGGCGCCTGTCGCCGGTGTTCGACGTCAATCCTGCCCCCGACCGCAACCCGCATTTAGAAACGGCGATCCTGGAAGGCGGCGCGCATGACCGCTCGATGGCGCTTGCGCTGGAGGCCTGCGAGTTCTTCGAAATCGGGGAGCAGGAAGCCCGCGACACCATTCAAGGGCTGGCACAGACGGTGTCCTCCTCATGGCGCAATGCGCTTCGAGAGGTCGGCGTGTCCGGAGCGCCGGCAAGATCATATGAGCCAGCGTTCGTTCACGACGAGATGGGACTCGCACTGAATTTATAATTCATATTTGATGATTTAAGGAAAATAAATTATCAAATATGACTTTATCAGTAGGCCCAAAAGAGATTTAGCTCAAAGGATCATTGCGAGCTTTCTGAAACACCCTTCCCATCTGTCTTGGGGTTCGATCCTCCGCAAAAAGCATCCCAGTCGCCCATCATCGCCCGGCGCTTCTCCAGCAGATTGCCTCGGCGATAGGCTGCCTCGGTCTTGCTCTTCACCACGTGGGCAAGCGCCGCCTCCGCAACATCGCCAGGATGCTGGGTTTCCTCGCTGACCCAGTCTCGGAAAGACGAGCGAAAACCGTGCGCGGTATAGGGCTCGCGCATCTCGCGAAGCAGTTTGGTAAGGGTCATGTCGGACAGCGGGGACTTCGGCCGCGCCCCAGGAAATACCAAGGTAGCCGCCCCTAGGCGCAATTCCTCGCATCGCCGCAGAATTTTCAAGGCGCCCTCGCCCAATGGCACGACATGCTCGCGCTGGGCCTTCATCCGATCCTTGGGGATGGTCCAGAGCTTGGCTTCGAGATCGATCTCATCCCAAGTCGCCTCGCGCACCTCTCCAGAACGTCCGGCCGTCAGGATCGCAAACTGGAGCGCAAGGCGGCTGAACGATTCGCGTTCACGCAGACGCCGCAGGAATGTCGGTACCTTGTCGTAGGGCATGGCAGCGAAATGGCCATCCTTCTTGGGCTGGCGGGGAAGCCCCTTCGTGATCGCGCGCATAGGAGCCTCTGTTTCGCGATAGCCCGAGGCGTAGGCCCAATCGAGAACGGCCCCGATCCGCTGGCGCACCCGCCTCGCCGTCTCGGGTTTCGAGAGCCAGATTTCAGAAAGAAGGTTTCGGATCATCGGCCCCGTGATCTCGCTCACCTGGCGATCGCCGATATGGGGGAAGACATAGGCCTCGAGCGTGCTCGACCACTGCCCTGCATGCTTCTCATTGCGCCAGGTCTTGTTGTGCGCGGCGATGACCTTGGCTGCTGCCTCACGGAACGTTGGGATGCCCTGAGCCTTGCGCCGCTCGAAGATGGGATCAAGGCCCATCTCTACCCAGCTCCGGATTTCCCTCGCCTTGTCCCGGGCGGTGGCGAGCGAAACTTTGGCAGCGCTGCCAAGACCGAAGTCTCGTCGCATCCCGTGCTTCTGAACGCGGCATATCCAGCTCTTCGAGCCGGTCGGATGCACGACGAGGTACAACCCTTCACCGTCGCCCATTCGGCCGGGCCGCGTGGCAGCCTTCACACTCGTTGCGGACAGCTTTCCCATGACCTAAACCTTCCCACATTTTATCCCACATGACCAATCGGACACCGATGGATCGCTCTGGATGTGTCTGGAAGAGTAAGTGGCGGAGAGGGTGGGATTCGAACCCACGGTACGGTTGCCCGTACACCGCATTTCGAGTGCGGCGCATTCGACCTCTCTGCCACCTCTCCGCTCGAAGTGCCATCTGCAGGATATGCCTGCGAGGTCAGGAAGAAGCGCGCCACTAATCCAACTTTGCGAGCTTGCCAAGCCCCTAAATGACAAAAAAGGGGAACATTTTTTCAGCTTGCTTGTCCGCTCCCCTTGCGGGGCCTATATTGCACATATGAACAGAGCGTCCTTTTTCTCGCCTCAGGCCGGACGCGTGATCGATGCGCCGCGCCAGATGCGCGCCCGTTTTGCCATCGGCGACATCGTGCGCCACCGCGATCACGACTTCCGCGGCGTCGTCTTCGACATCGACCCTGTCTTCGCCAACAGCGAGGAATGGTACGAATCGATCCCGGCCGAGATCCGCCCCCTGCGCGAGCAGCCTTTCTACCACCTCCTCGCCGAAGCCGACGATTCGAGCTACGTCGCCTATGTCAGCCAACAGAACCTGATGGCCGATGACGAAGGCGGTCCGGTCGACCACCCCTCGCTTTCACAGATCTTTGAAGACTACCGCAACGGCCGCTACCAGCTTCGTCGCAGCCTCGCGCATTAGAGTATCCGTGATGATCAAGTCTGAGATTGCGCCCAGCATCTATCGGCTTTGAGCAGAGCGTTTGCGGTCACGACGAGCTTTCGCATGACGGCGGTGATGGCGATTTTGGCGGGCTTTCCTGCGGTGACGAGTTGTTGGTACTTTGCCTTGAGGTCAGGGTTGTATCGGGCGGCGACGAGGGCCGGCATATAGAGGGCCTGCCTCACGTTAGCACGTCCGCCGCGGATGAAGCTTTTGCCTTTCCATTGTCCGGATTGCCGCGCAATCGGTGCAAGGCCGGCAAGGGACGCGGCCTGCTTGTTCTCAAGGCTGCCGAGTTCGGGCATGGTGGCGATGAGCTGGTTGGCGGTCAGCGTTCCCACACCCGCGATGCTGGTCAGTATCTGGTGTCGACGAGCGAGTACGGCATCGGCGGCGATCAGGTTGGAGATCTCAGCATCGAGGGCCGCGATATGTCGATCAATCTGTTCGAGCCGCTGGCGACACTGGCGCTTGAGAAAGGCGATGGTGAGATTTTTCTCACGATTTTTGAGCGCGGTGCGATCACGAACCAGGCCATCTCGGGCATTGATGAGTTCCGCCATTTGGGTCTGCTGTGGGCTTCGAGCGGGTCTGACCACTGGCTGCAAGGTTGCGGCCATACGAGCCAGCAGGATGGCGTCAATGCGATCAGTCTTGGCCAGCGTGCCAGTCGCCTGGGCGAAGCGCCGGGCCCGTTCAGGGTTGAGCTTCACACAGGGCCAGTTGGTCAGCGCCGCCTCCAGTGCGCGATGATAGGTGCCGGTTGCCTCGTAGGCGATCCGTTCGATCGGCCATTGTCGCAGCCAGGCGATCAGCGCCTTGTGCCCCTTGGCGGTATTGGCAAACTGGCGCTCGGCGCCGACGGGGTAGGCATGGCAATCGAGGCTCGCTTTGGAGATGTCGATGCCGATCGTCTGTGGTAGATTGTCGCTCATCTTTTCCGCTGTCCCATGCTTGTCATCCGGGTCCAAAACCCCGGTATCCGTTCGGGCCTGATGGAAAAGAAAGGGGCGATCCTACTCTAACCCGGTCCCTTAACGACCGGCGGTTTCGCGATCCGTCCCCTTCCGCCCGGACCGGGGTGGCCACCCCGGTCCGGGCAATCCAGCATGGCCCAAACGGACGGCGATGTCATAAGACAAGCGGTTTCCGATCCGATTACATCGGATCAACCGCTCTAGATCATTGGCTTGACGCATTTTCTGAACCAGCAGATGATTCCATCTGATTGGAAAATGCTCCAAGCGCGGCGGTTTGCGGCGCTATTCGGCGATCTCAGATCGCCCAGCCGTCGCTTCCGGCCCATTGCAGCGCCGGGCCCTGCCCCGCTCGGCTTTCCGCCAGGAGCGCGGACAGGTTTTCCGCACAGACCGGATGAGACAGCAGGAAGCCCTGCAACTCGTGGCATCCCAGGTCGCGCAGGAACGCCAGTTGCATCGGGGTTTCCACGCCTTCGGCTGTTACGGCCATGCCGTGCACCCGGGCCACGCTGACGATGGCCTCCACCAGCCCTGCCCCCTGCGGCGTCGATATCGCCGCGACGAAGGACTTGTCGACCTTGATGCGGTCGACCGCCATGTCGCGGATGTGGCTGAGCGAGGAATAGCCCGTCCCGAAATCGTCGAGCGCGCAGGCCACCTCCAGCTCGCGCAGCGCCGCGATCGTGCGGCGCACGTCGCGCGAGGAGGCCATGAGCGCGGTCTCGGTCATCTCCAGTTCGAGACGCTGCGGAGCGACCCCGCTCTCCTCGAGCAGGTCCCGGACACGGGTCACGAAATCGGTACACCGCATCTGCGAGGGCGAGATGTTGACGCTGACCCGCACGTCGGGCCAGGCCCGCGCGTCCTCGAGCGCGCGGCGCAGGACGAAGTTGCCCAGCGCCTCGATCAGCCCCGATTCCTCGGCCTGCGGGATGAAGGTGCCCGGGCCGATGAAACCGCGCTCAGGGTGCTCCCAGCGCAACAACGCCTCGACCGCCCGAATGGCACCGGTCCGCGCGCAGTACATGGGCTGATAATGGACGTGCAACTGCGCCGGGTCTTCGTGCACGGCGTGGCGCAGCGCCTGCACCAGCTCTTCGCGCGCACGGATTTTCGCATCCATTGCCGGGGTGAAGAACAGGTAACGCCCGCGCCCCTCGGCCTTGGCCGTCGTGAGCGCGATGTCGACCCGTCGGGTCAGCTCGGTCCGCTCACGGCTGTCATCGGGAGCGAGGGCAACGCCAATGCTGCCGCCGATATAGGCGCGTGCGCCGAACAGGTCGAAGGGCCGGGCCAGTTGCTCGATAATGCGCGCGCAGATCCCCTCGACCGCCGCGCGGTCCTCGGGCTCGCAGATGGCAATGGCAAACTCGTCCCCCGCCATGCGCGCGACCATGTCGTAGTCACGCACTTCGGCGCGCAGGCGCGCGGCCACCTGGCGGATCAGTTCGTCGCCCGCCGGATGGCCCAGCGTGTCGTTGATCAGCTTGAAGCGATCGAGGTCAATGCACAGCAGCGCCAGGTGGCCCGCCCCCTCCGGGCCCTGCTCGCAGCGCTCGAGCGCCTCATCGAGCCAGGCCTCGAACATCATGCGGTTGGCCAGTCCCGTCAACGGATCGTGGAGCGCCTGATAGTGCGCTTCGCTGCGGCTCTCGGCCAGGTCACGAGTCCGCCGGGTCAGGCGGCTGGCGAGGAAAAAGACCACCGAGGCGACGACCAGCACCAACAGCATCGAGACGGGGCCGAGCGCGGAGACGACCTGCTGGCCCGGCGCGAAGGCCCGCCAGACAAGATAGCCCATGACCTGGCTGGAGCGATCACGCAGCGGCGCGGAGGTCTCACCCGGTCCGGTGCGTGGACCGGACTGGTAGCGCATATCGGCCAACCCGTAGTGCTGCGCCAAACGCTCGAAGAAAGACCCGTCGAGATAGGCGACCCCCACCACCATCGGCACCGCGCCCACGCGCTCGCCATCGGACGCCTGGCCGGCCAGGACCGGCTTTACCGAGAGGATCGCGGGGCGGCCGCGCAGGAAACGCAGATCCGCCACCACCGGCGTGCGCGTGCTCGAACCGTCGTTCTGGGTGCGGTTGCGGATGGTGGCCGCGCGCATCTGTTCGGCCAGCGGAGCGGCGTATTGCTCGATCCCGATGTAGCTGTGCGCTGCGACCCGTGCGTTGCCCCGAATCGCGTAGAGCGGCGCGCCTTCCGGCGACAGGAGATAGGTCTCGGCGAGGCCCGCGTAGTCGGTGAACCAGCGCTCGGCGAAGACATCGAGCCATTCGAGATCCGGATCGCCGCCGGACAACTGGCCCAGCAGCGCGCGGGAGGACGCGCCGACCTCGAGCCCATGGCTCATCTGCTCGACACTTTGCGCCACCACGGTCTTCGCGGTCGCCTGGTCCCGCTCGCGGGCGATCCGATCGACCTGGCTGCCAGACCACTGGAGCAGCGCGACCAGCAGCGTGCCCAGAACCATGATGGCGAGAGCCAGCGACAAGGCAAAGGCCGAACCGCGTCGGTCCGAACCGCCCCCGGGGGGATGGGCACGCCGTTCCTTCACGGGCGCCAGACTGCCCCCGCAAGGGATGCGATTTGGTTAATATCCCAAGCCACCTTCTGCCTTCCCCAACAAATTCCCGTGTGTGGCAGATACGGCATGCGCGAGAACTATCCCTTGAGCTTCCAGCCCGAGCGCAGGATCATGTAGACCACGACGGCCAGCACGGCATCGACAAGCGTCATGCCCAGCGCGCTGTGCAGCACGTCCATGTTGGTATCACCGATGTCGCTTTCGCCCAGGAATCCGAAGCGGAAGCCCGAGATCACGTAGAAGAAGGGATTGATGCGGCTGATGACCTGGAATGCAGGCGCCAGGTTGTCGATGACGTAGAACGTACCTGAAAGCAGCGAGAGAGGGGCAATGACAAAGTTTGTCACCGCCGCGTTATGATCGAACTTTTCCGCCCAGATCGAGGACAGGAGGCCCAGCAGCGCCAGGAACACCGCCCCGATGAGGCCGAACCACACGACCGCCCAGGGATGCGCCATCGAGAGGTCGACCCCGGGCCAGAGCAGCATTGCGATCGACAGCGCCAGGCCCACCATCACCGCACGGGTGACCGCAGCCCCGACCATCGCGGCCATGAGTTCGGCTTCGCTCAGGGGCGGCATGAGGTAGTCGATGATCGTGCCCTGGATCTTGCCGGCCAGGAACGAGAAGCTGGAATTGGCGAACGAGTTCTGCATCATGCCCATCACGATCAGGCCCGGCGCCACGAAGGTCGCGAAGTTCACGCCCAGCACCATGCGGTCCCCGCGGCCCATCGCCAGCGAGAAGATCACCAGGAACAGAAGCGTGGTCACCGCAGGCGCCCAGATCGTCTGCGTCTGGACCTTGAAGAAGCGGCGCACCTCCTTCATATAGAGGGTTCCGAGCCCGACCCAGTTCACCGTGTGGATGATGGGCTCGCCCTTGGCCGGGAAATGGCGGGGCTCAACGGGCCTCTCGGCACTGTGGAGTTCGGTCGAATTCGTTTGATCGTCCATGCCCCGGCGACTATCGGCTGACGTTTGGCATGGCAAGCGCCACCTTTTGAATTTCGGACAACCCGCGCGCGGTTGTCCTGTGAGGAACGGAACAGGAATGAGCTGGACGGACGAGCGCATCGAGAAGCTGACCAAGATGTGGGAAGGCGGGGCCACCGCCAGTCAGATCGCGGAAGAACTCGGGGGCGTCAGCCGCAACGCGGTCATCGGCAAGGCCCACCGCCTGGGCCTGAAGGCGCGTCCTTCCCCGGTGAAGGCCAACGAGAAGCCCGCCCGCGCGCCCGCGCCCAAGAAGGCGAAACCGGCAAGCGAGGCACCGCCCGCGCCAGCAGCCCCGGCCGCGCCCAGCGAAGCGCGTCCCGCGCCCGCGGCTCCGGCCCGCGCGCCGGCCGCAGCGCGTCCGCAGGCCCCTGCCCCCGCGCCCGAGCCAGAAACCGAAGAGGCGTCCGACACGCCCGCTTCGGACAAGCCGCGAATCGTCTCGGTCGGCCCCGGCGGCTTCCTGCGCCAGGGCCCCGGCGATCAGCAGCCGCCGATCCCGCCGGCACCGCCGCGCCGCCTCGTGCCCGCCAAGCCGAGCCCCGAGATCGCCGACAAGACCAGCCTGCTCGACCTCAACGACCGCATCTGCCGCTGGCCGATGGGGCACCCGGGTGAGCCGGACTTCCACTTCTGCGGCGACAAGGTCAATCCGGGCTTCCCGTACTGCGTCGAGCATTGCGGCCGGGCCTACCAGGCACAGCTGCCGCGCGGTTCGCGCCGTCCCCCGCCGCCGCTGCCCTTCGGCGGTCCGCGCGTGCGCTGAGGCACCCGCCCGCCACTTTTGAAAAATTCCGGATCCCGGCCCGCTGCTCCCGAGCATCGGGCCGGGATGCGAAACCCAGCCAGCGAGATCACTGCCACCGGGAGTTCGACCATGGGCCGCCTGACCTTCTGCGCTAGCCTTGCCGCCGCATTGGCTCTCGTGCCTGCGGGCCTTGCCGCCCAGGAAACCGCTCCTGCGCCCGGCGCGATGACGCCTGCGGTAGAAGCCCCGGCCGAGCCCGCACCCGAACCGGCCGAATACGCCTACGTCGCGCTCAAGACCGCCAAGGGCACGATCACGCTCGCGCTCGACACCACCCATGCGCCCAAGACCTCGGCGAACTTTCTCAAGTACGTCGATGCGAAGAACCTCGATGGCGCGCTGTTCTACCGCGCCATGCACCTGCCCTACGGGGAAGGTGAGGACCAGGGCCTGCTCCAGGGCGGCGTGCGCAACGCCGCAAAGCTCTTCGCCCCCGTCGCGCACGAGAGCACCAACGAGACCGGCATCAAGCACACCACCGGGACGATCTCGATGGCCCGCTTCGCGCCCGGCACGGCCACGGCCGACTTCATGATCATGCTTTCGGACATGCCTGCCCTCGACGCCGAGGACGGCAACACCGGCGAAGATCCGGGCGCAGGCTTCGCCGCATTCGGCCACGTTGCTGCGGGTATGGACGTGGTCAAGGCGATCTGGTCGCAGCCACGTTCGGCCACCAAGGGCGAAGGCGTCATGAAGGGCGACATCCTGGAGAACGAGGTCCCCATCCTGAGCGCCCGGCGCACCTCCGCGCCGCCCAAGGCGCCCGAGACGCCCCAATCTCCGGCCACCGAAGCGGAATCGCCCACTCCGACCAGCTGACGGGGAACAGCGCCACCAACGCAGGGGAAATCCCTGCGCCCGCGCGCAACCGAGGCGAAACCGTGCCCGGCTAGTCTGCCCTCTCCCCGGAAGCGAGCCCGCAAAGGCCCGCCGATGGACTGGAGCAACGCAGCTATCGGTCAGCCTCGCCCATGAACGCGCACGATCCCGGCACCTCCCGAAGCCCCGGCTGGGCCCGCTGGCTTGGCCTGGGACCTGCGCGCGAGGACGAACCTCCTCCCCCGCCCCCGCCGACCACGGACACACTGCCGGGGCCTGCGGAAAGCCCTGCCGACAAGCGCCGGCGCCATGTGCTGGAGGACATCACCCGCTTTCTCATGGGGCACGGATTGCCGGTCAGCCCCCACACGCTCACCATCGCGCACGATGTCGTGACCGGCGCCAACCCCGCGCTGGTGCGCCTGGTCGGAGAACATGTCGCGAGCGGCGCGCCGCTCACCGTCGAATGGCTTGAAGAGACGGTGCGCTGCGACGAGGAGGAAAGCGGTGCACGCCAGATCCACGCCCTTGTCCGCAAGCTTGAGGGCGCCATTGCCAAGTTCGGGTGTACCGCCACCGCTGCGCGCTCTGCCACCACCAGCTACAACGAGACCCTTGCCGAGCAGGTCGACGCCCTGGGCGGCATCGCGCCGTGCCAGGAGGCCAGCAGCGCGATCGCGGCGCTGACCTCTGTCGCGCGTGAGATGCTGCGCCGTACCCGCGACATGGAGCGCGAGATCTCCCGCTCCGAGCGCGAGACAGAAGCACTCCAGCGCAGCCTCGAAGATGCCCGCCGCGAAGCCGAGATCGACCACCTCACCGGCCTTCCCAACCGCCGCGCCTTCGAGGCCGTGTTCGAGGACGAACTGGCCCAGGCCAAGGACAAGAACGAGCCCCTGTGCGTTGCCTTCTGTGACATCGACCGCTTCAAGCGCGTCAACGACACCCACGGCCACGAGGCCGGGGACCGCGTGCTGCGCACCGTCGCGCAGGCTCTGGCCGAACTGTCCAACGACAAGTGCCATGTCGCACGTCATGGCGGCGAGGAATTCGTGGTGCTTCTGCGTGGATCGAACCTGGCCACGGCCTGTACGATCCTCGACGAGACGCGCGCGTCGATCGCCGCGCGCCGTCTCGTCAACCGCGCCACCAACACCCCTTTCGGACGGATCAGCTTCTCGGCCGGGGTCGCCGACGTCCACGCCTACCCCAACCGCAAGAGCGCCCTGCGCGCAGCCGACGAGGCGCTGTTCCGCGCCAAGCTGGCCGGACGCAACCGGGTCATCGCGGCAGGCCATGACGACTGGAACGGCTTTCGCGTCATTCCGCCCGATCCCGCCTCCGGG is drawn from Novosphingobium decolorationis and contains these coding sequences:
- a CDS encoding peptidylprolyl isomerase, translating into MGRLTFCASLAAALALVPAGLAAQETAPAPGAMTPAVEAPAEPAPEPAEYAYVALKTAKGTITLALDTTHAPKTSANFLKYVDAKNLDGALFYRAMHLPYGEGEDQGLLQGGVRNAAKLFAPVAHESTNETGIKHTTGTISMARFAPGTATADFMIMLSDMPALDAEDGNTGEDPGAGFAAFGHVAAGMDVVKAIWSQPRSATKGEGVMKGDILENEVPILSARRTSAPPKAPETPQSPATEAESPTPTS
- a CDS encoding GcrA family cell cycle regulator; this encodes MSWTDERIEKLTKMWEGGATASQIAEELGGVSRNAVIGKAHRLGLKARPSPVKANEKPARAPAPKKAKPASEAPPAPAAPAAPSEARPAPAAPARAPAAARPQAPAPAPEPETEEASDTPASDKPRIVSVGPGGFLRQGPGDQQPPIPPAPPRRLVPAKPSPEIADKTSLLDLNDRICRWPMGHPGEPDFHFCGDKVNPGFPYCVEHCGRAYQAQLPRGSRRPPPPLPFGGPRVR
- a CDS encoding GGDEF domain-containing protein is translated as MNAHDPGTSRSPGWARWLGLGPAREDEPPPPPPPTTDTLPGPAESPADKRRRHVLEDITRFLMGHGLPVSPHTLTIAHDVVTGANPALVRLVGEHVASGAPLTVEWLEETVRCDEEESGARQIHALVRKLEGAIAKFGCTATAARSATTSYNETLAEQVDALGGIAPCQEASSAIAALTSVAREMLRRTRDMEREISRSERETEALQRSLEDARREAEIDHLTGLPNRRAFEAVFEDELAQAKDKNEPLCVAFCDIDRFKRVNDTHGHEAGDRVLRTVAQALAELSNDKCHVARHGGEEFVVLLRGSNLATACTILDETRASIAARRLVNRATNTPFGRISFSAGVADVHAYPNRKSALRAADEALFRAKLAGRNRVIAAGHDDWNGFRVIPPDPASGTAA
- a CDS encoding putative bifunctional diguanylate cyclase/phosphodiesterase, which translates into the protein MKERRAHPPGGGSDRRGSAFALSLALAIMVLGTLLVALLQWSGSQVDRIARERDQATAKTVVAQSVEQMSHGLEVGASSRALLGQLSGGDPDLEWLDVFAERWFTDYAGLAETYLLSPEGAPLYAIRGNARVAAHSYIGIEQYAAPLAEQMRAATIRNRTQNDGSSTRTPVVADLRFLRGRPAILSVKPVLAGQASDGERVGAVPMVVGVAYLDGSFFERLAQHYGLADMRYQSGPRTGPGETSAPLRDRSSQVMGYLVWRAFAPGQQVVSALGPVSMLLVLVVASVVFFLASRLTRRTRDLAESRSEAHYQALHDPLTGLANRMMFEAWLDEALERCEQGPEGAGHLALLCIDLDRFKLINDTLGHPAGDELIRQVAARLRAEVRDYDMVARMAGDEFAIAICEPEDRAAVEGICARIIEQLARPFDLFGARAYIGGSIGVALAPDDSRERTELTRRVDIALTTAKAEGRGRYLFFTPAMDAKIRAREELVQALRHAVHEDPAQLHVHYQPMYCARTGAIRAVEALLRWEHPERGFIGPGTFIPQAEESGLIEALGNFVLRRALEDARAWPDVRVSVNISPSQMRCTDFVTRVRDLLEESGVAPQRLELEMTETALMASSRDVRRTIAALRELEVACALDDFGTGYSSLSHIRDMAVDRIKVDKSFVAAISTPQGAGLVEAIVSVARVHGMAVTAEGVETPMQLAFLRDLGCHELQGFLLSHPVCAENLSALLAESRAGQGPALQWAGSDGWAI
- the hspQ gene encoding heat shock protein HspQ, coding for MNRASFFSPQAGRVIDAPRQMRARFAIGDIVRHRDHDFRGVVFDIDPVFANSEEWYESIPAEIRPLREQPFYHLLAEADDSSYVAYVSQQNLMADDEGGPVDHPSLSQIFEDYRNGRYQLRRSLAH
- a CDS encoding ABC transporter permease, which encodes MDDQTNSTELHSAERPVEPRHFPAKGEPIIHTVNWVGLGTLYMKEVRRFFKVQTQTIWAPAVTTLLFLVIFSLAMGRGDRMVLGVNFATFVAPGLIVMGMMQNSFANSSFSFLAGKIQGTIIDYLMPPLSEAELMAAMVGAAVTRAVMVGLALSIAMLLWPGVDLSMAHPWAVVWFGLIGAVFLALLGLLSSIWAEKFDHNAAVTNFVIAPLSLLSGTFYVIDNLAPAFQVISRINPFFYVISGFRFGFLGESDIGDTNMDVLHSALGMTLVDAVLAVVVYMILRSGWKLKG
- a CDS encoding type II toxin-antitoxin system HipA family toxin, producing MADFSAHVALGESLTPVGQLRFTHAGPRQFSTFSYEPAWIENPRAFAIEPDFTLEAGPFHRSGQSANTRDALAGVFADAAPDSWGRRLLERAYGNGLSEFEYLTLSDDTCRQGAMRFLDEDGQVIRGNAEDAVPRLVDLEAITAIARAYEQGKEVSAEAMQALAGAGGSGGARPKANVRDGDDLWLAKFTSVHDQQPIERVEVATLRLAAACGIRTPVARLELADTPFPVALIQRFDRRGVNRIPYISARTALGKSGAELGSYTEIVDFIRQYSPQPRQDFRELYRRLAFTILVSNKDDHLKNHGFLYVGGGQWRLSPVFDVNPAPDRNPHLETAILEGGAHDRSMALALEACEFFEIGEQEARDTIQGLAQTVSSSWRNALREVGVSGAPARSYEPAFVHDEMGLALNL
- a CDS encoding tyrosine-type recombinase/integrase, with amino-acid sequence MGKLSATSVKAATRPGRMGDGEGLYLVVHPTGSKSWICRVQKHGMRRDFGLGSAAKVSLATARDKAREIRSWVEMGLDPIFERRKAQGIPTFREAAAKVIAAHNKTWRNEKHAGQWSSTLEAYVFPHIGDRQVSEITGPMIRNLLSEIWLSKPETARRVRQRIGAVLDWAYASGYRETEAPMRAITKGLPRQPKKDGHFAAMPYDKVPTFLRRLRERESFSRLALQFAILTAGRSGEVREATWDEIDLEAKLWTIPKDRMKAQREHVVPLGEGALKILRRCEELRLGAATLVFPGARPKSPLSDMTLTKLLREMREPYTAHGFRSSFRDWVSEETQHPGDVAEAALAHVVKSKTEAAYRRGNLLEKRRAMMGDWDAFCGGSNPKTDGKGVSESSQ
- a CDS encoding IS110 family transposase → MSDNLPQTIGIDISKASLDCHAYPVGAERQFANTAKGHKALIAWLRQWPIERIAYEATGTYHRALEAALTNWPCVKLNPERARRFAQATGTLAKTDRIDAILLARMAATLQPVVRPARSPQQTQMAELINARDGLVRDRTALKNREKNLTIAFLKRQCRQRLEQIDRHIAALDAEISNLIAADAVLARRHQILTSIAGVGTLTANQLIATMPELGSLENKQAASLAGLAPIARQSGQWKGKSFIRGGRANVRQALYMPALVAARYNPDLKAKYQQLVTAGKPAKIAITAVMRKLVVTANALLKADRCWAQSQT
- a CDS encoding helix-turn-helix domain-containing protein; translation: MERLGNDIRAARLRRGVAVADLAVRAGTSPSSISRLEKGDSGVAIGTLAEVLVALGLIERLTDLVDVRKDDLGLALAGERGPRRGRTFAARLKSQKAKSSKGEGQQDIIDPDGAAF